TTTTACTGCATCTGTAAGAGCCACAAATGCCCCTGTTATGGCGGCTGTCCTTGTGCCTCCATCCGCCTGAATGACGTCGCAGTCAAGCCAGACGGTTCTTTCACCGAGAGTCTCAAGGTCAATAACCGAGCGCAATGAGCGCCCTATAAGGCGCTGTATCTCATGTGTCCTGCCCCCTACCTTTCCGGTAGTAGCCTCTCTCGTTATCCTTGTGGGTGTTGAGCGAGGGAGCATAGAATATTCGGCTGTAACCCAGCCTCTCTTCTGGTCTTTGAGAAATAGCGGCACCCTGTCTTCTATTGAGGCAGTGCAGATTACTCTCGTGTTTCCTATTTCAATAAAGGCAGAGCCCTCGGCAGTCTTTATAAAATTCCGTGTGATTTTGACATTTCTGATTTCCTCAACAAGTCTCCCATCAGGCCGCATCTTATCCTCCTAACTCTATTTTTGAAATATGTGTAATCTTATGTCTGAGAAATTTTTCCCCTGTTGAAATAAATTTTTCAGGGGAATCTGTAACAAAGAATTTCCTCTGACTGTCTTTACTGTTACGCCTCATGATAGCATTAGCCACGAGTATTTGCCGCACCTCTCTGGCT
The genomic region above belongs to Nitrospirota bacterium and contains:
- the rph gene encoding ribonuclease PH yields the protein MRPDGRLVEEIRNVKITRNFIKTAEGSAFIEIGNTRVICTASIEDRVPLFLKDQKRGWVTAEYSMLPRSTPTRITREATTGKVGGRTHEIQRLIGRSLRSVIDLETLGERTVWLDCDVIQADGGTRTAAITGAFVALTDAVKYALRNGIIEKTPLKDYIAAISVGVVNGEPRLDLCYAEDSIAQVDMNIVMTGSGKYIEIQGTAETEPFGRDLFLRLLDMAEKGIMKLIAAQRDVLEK